The proteins below come from a single Elusimicrobiota bacterium genomic window:
- a CDS encoding glycosyltransferase family 39 protein: MRQILSNIFMFLLIPIIASILFLAMFNILPHSLASAEQHKFLEIVIGFLALLIFVKWTWFLLNRLSPGRSLIVIVGVALILRGLWTFSVHNELVSDFAIYHELAQALTSGQGYTLTGPVAAEDFTLYLGTDKRFPYPTAHRAPGTALWAALLIKLFGDHVLIFKISNILLSAGTVILIYFLLDPAKNHRLARGSAFLWALYPPSIMATNLFGSEILFTFFLILLAFISSKWREDWLLKLPALGLLTAWTALIRSTLAVLVASMIGILCFRLPCRKAIVSSFIFMLFVALGLVPWTLRNWNVFHRFIPVCTNEGEFLGRHTTYLLFDNPKDLEENPRYMAWRSTTDEASRSIQGYTMAIANWQEILGRGPAYIGHVLFRTLQKTYSTDDEILFWSVKRSYGIAQFPGPPTALPYKTLLHWRWFTAAFYFFVLFGSLVGMIVIWTKNMLCFKNLHFLAATFILFFAANTIVLAKPRYHFAMMPFLVILSAAGYLHLLKKLQPAENEKAIPPSNV; encoded by the coding sequence ATGAGACAAATCCTTTCGAATATTTTCATGTTTCTTCTGATACCGATCATCGCCTCCATTCTCTTTTTAGCGATGTTCAATATTCTTCCCCACTCTTTGGCTTCTGCAGAACAACACAAGTTTCTCGAAATAGTGATTGGGTTCCTGGCCCTCCTGATCTTCGTTAAATGGACATGGTTTCTTTTGAACCGGTTGAGCCCTGGACGCTCGCTCATCGTCATCGTCGGAGTCGCCCTGATTCTTCGCGGTCTTTGGACCTTCAGCGTCCACAATGAACTGGTCTCCGATTTCGCCATTTATCACGAATTGGCGCAGGCATTGACTTCCGGCCAGGGATACACGCTGACCGGCCCCGTCGCCGCAGAGGACTTCACGCTATACCTGGGAACCGATAAACGCTTCCCTTATCCCACCGCCCACCGCGCCCCCGGAACAGCCCTGTGGGCGGCGCTGCTGATTAAACTCTTTGGCGATCATGTCCTGATTTTCAAAATCTCAAACATTCTTTTGAGTGCGGGGACCGTCATTTTGATTTATTTTCTTCTTGATCCGGCGAAGAACCATCGCCTGGCGCGCGGCAGCGCTTTCCTGTGGGCGCTCTATCCACCTTCGATCATGGCCACAAATCTGTTCGGGTCGGAAATACTGTTCACTTTCTTTTTGATTCTTCTGGCTTTTATCTCCTCGAAATGGCGGGAGGATTGGCTCCTGAAGCTTCCGGCCCTTGGACTGCTGACGGCGTGGACGGCTCTGATACGATCTACGCTCGCCGTTCTGGTCGCCAGCATGATCGGCATCTTATGTTTCCGACTGCCTTGCCGGAAAGCCATTGTCAGTTCTTTCATTTTCATGTTGTTTGTGGCGTTAGGCCTGGTCCCCTGGACCCTGAGAAACTGGAATGTTTTTCACAGGTTCATTCCGGTGTGCACGAACGAAGGAGAATTCCTGGGACGACACACAACCTATCTCCTTTTCGACAACCCGAAAGATCTCGAAGAAAACCCGAGATACATGGCGTGGAGATCCACAACAGATGAAGCGAGCCGGTCCATTCAGGGATACACGATGGCGATCGCCAACTGGCAGGAGATTCTTGGGCGCGGGCCTGCTTACATCGGACACGTACTTTTTCGAACATTGCAGAAAACATATTCAACCGATGACGAGATTTTGTTCTGGTCCGTGAAACGGTCCTATGGGATCGCGCAATTTCCGGGCCCCCCGACAGCGCTTCCGTACAAAACCCTTCTGCATTGGCGCTGGTTCACTGCGGCTTTCTACTTTTTCGTTTTATTTGGATCGTTGGTCGGGATGATCGTCATATGGACAAAAAACATGCTGTGTTTTAAAAACCTCCATTTCCTCGCGGCCACTTTTATATTATTCTTCGCGGCCAACACCATCGTGCTGGCTAAACCACGCTATCACTTTGCCATGATGCCCTTTCTGGTTATTCTTTCTGCAGCAGGTTATCTGCACCTTTTGAAGAAACTGCAACCGGCAGAAAACGAAAAAGCCATCCCTCCATCTAACGTTTGA
- a CDS encoding response regulator, which translates to MACKILIVDKDEDFTVSLEHQLVGNGFDVTRVPDGMMGMQCALRHKPDLIIADLQCPAGGGLSMLTNLRRSVLTRNIPVLILAGPGNPESKKKLLEFGMLTYMQKPFSREELLARIKQRLSSNPKIVASGDFVPPSPSPSPDNPIAPFVPGTTGS; encoded by the coding sequence ATGGCGTGTAAAATCTTGATCGTTGACAAAGATGAGGACTTCACGGTTTCGTTAGAACACCAGTTGGTCGGCAACGGTTTTGACGTGACTCGGGTGCCGGACGGTATGATGGGTATGCAGTGCGCCCTTCGTCACAAACCGGACTTGATTATCGCCGATCTTCAATGCCCTGCGGGCGGCGGGCTTTCCATGTTGACCAACCTAAGACGTTCGGTTCTTACCCGCAACATTCCAGTTCTGATCCTGGCCGGACCGGGGAATCCCGAGTCGAAGAAAAAGCTTCTCGAATTTGGAATGCTCACCTATATGCAAAAACCATTTTCTCGCGAAGAACTCCTTGCAAGAATTAAGCAGCGCTTGTCCTCTAACCCAAAGATTGTTGCGAGTGGTGATTTTGTGCCTCCTTCCCCTTCTCCCTCTCCTGACAATCCCATCGCTCCGTTCGTCCCTGGCACGACTGGCAGCTAA
- a CDS encoding SurA N-terminal domain-containing protein produces the protein MMNYFRKYRSQLFLFTVVIFLLGTFLGFGGYFWSPKGSPNDTVVNVDGEKVPLRLFYTQYERALEQLPPEKRSDEATRKQKKEEAIRDLVQGVVFDRLAKAYGIFVTDNQVINSLIQTPAFQTKGQFDPRLYFQALKFQLKTDPRDFEEEQRKSIAFYKLRWLIQSCIQVTEKEDEMAYALAHAGKMTGYEKGQAAFHDQLLQEKAVFVFNQWFTQIGQQTHVKVHTELLEGRPPS, from the coding sequence ATGATGAATTACTTCCGAAAGTACAGAAGTCAACTTTTCCTCTTCACGGTTGTTATTTTTCTTTTGGGTACCTTCCTGGGTTTTGGCGGCTACTTCTGGAGTCCAAAAGGGAGTCCGAACGATACGGTGGTCAACGTGGATGGGGAAAAGGTTCCCCTGAGGCTCTTCTACACCCAGTACGAGCGCGCTCTGGAGCAGCTCCCTCCCGAGAAGCGTTCGGACGAGGCCACTCGCAAACAAAAAAAAGAGGAAGCCATCCGTGACCTGGTCCAGGGTGTTGTGTTTGACCGCCTGGCCAAAGCGTACGGGATTTTTGTAACCGATAATCAGGTGATCAATTCCTTGATTCAAACCCCCGCCTTCCAGACGAAAGGACAGTTTGACCCCCGGCTTTATTTCCAGGCGCTCAAGTTCCAGTTGAAGACGGATCCCCGGGATTTTGAGGAGGAACAACGCAAGTCCATCGCCTTTTACAAACTGCGCTGGTTGATTCAGTCGTGTATCCAGGTGACGGAAAAAGAAGACGAAATGGCGTATGCCCTGGCGCACGCGGGGAAGATGACCGGGTATGAAAAGGGACAAGCGGCTTTCCATGACCAGCTGTTGCAGGAAAAAGCGGTGTTTGTCTTCAATCAATGGTTCACGCAGATCGGTCAGCAGACCCACGTGAAAGTGCATACGGAACTTCTGGAAGGCCGCCCGCCGTCATGA
- a CDS encoding valine--tRNA ligase codes for MELPKTYNPEQTELPWYPSWEEKGYFKPKNGSGTSYSIVIPPPNVTGSLHMGHALNNTLQDLLIRQNRMAGARTLWVPGTDHGGIATQNVVEKLLRSEKKTRHELGREKFLERMWQWRREAGDTILMQLKRLGASLDWSRTRFTMDEVYSRSVRHAFVSLFDKGLIYRGPRMVNWCPRCHTALADIEVEHEEKAGKLWHIRYPLDKNHFVVVATTRPETMLGDTAVAVNPEDPRYKAYIGKKLRLPLMNREIPIVADTAVDASFGTGAVKVTPAHDPTDFEIGERHKLPQEVVINFVGKMTERAGAYAGMDRFDARKKIVEDLDAQGLLEKVEEYRLSAAVCYRCQTIIEPLISEQWFLKMGDMAARAAQATRDGRVKIFPSSWEKPYLLWLENIRDWCISRQIWWGHRIPVYYCNTEKGRAFASEETPTKCPSCGSTDLKQDEDVLDTWFSSALWPLTVLGWPDETDDLKSFYPTSVLVTGHEILYLWVARMVVMGLEFRNDVPFRHVYIHGIVRDKQGKKMSKSLGNVIDPLGIMKQYGTDALRFSLAESSIPGRDMHLSNDSFLKARNFANKLWNASRFVLMNLDGHTPLAYQRVGEGVQLGLADRWILHALQETIEQVTAALAAYNPAEACRALYEFIWGSLCDWYVEISKVALTGSDAQARSVKQSLLVHLLSQSVALLHPVMPYETEELFQALRPFLQNPVDSLMIHPWPAADKARLDQPAAEKMALVKDVVTAIRTLRSESVIPPGIKINCSLLHLDSRAQEILNDPDVKAFIVSLARLEQLETRSEQKPSEYLFTVFGGGEIYIAAQGVIDKEKEKARLQKNKAQLEQMLARGRASLENKDFLERAPKEEVESRRVTLRETEKKLLSLDRNLEGLA; via the coding sequence ATGGAACTTCCAAAAACATACAATCCGGAACAGACCGAACTACCCTGGTACCCTTCCTGGGAAGAAAAGGGCTATTTTAAACCTAAAAATGGCTCTGGAACGTCGTATTCGATTGTGATCCCCCCGCCGAACGTCACCGGCAGCCTCCATATGGGTCATGCCCTGAATAACACCCTCCAGGACCTCTTAATCCGGCAGAATCGCATGGCCGGCGCCAGAACCCTCTGGGTCCCGGGCACCGATCACGGCGGGATTGCCACGCAGAACGTGGTTGAAAAGCTGCTGCGATCCGAGAAAAAGACCCGCCACGAGCTGGGGCGCGAGAAGTTTCTGGAGCGAATGTGGCAATGGCGGCGCGAAGCCGGAGACACCATCCTGATGCAGCTTAAGCGCCTGGGCGCCAGCCTCGATTGGAGCCGCACGCGCTTTACGATGGATGAGGTGTATTCCCGCTCGGTCCGCCACGCGTTTGTCTCCCTCTTTGACAAAGGGCTCATCTATCGCGGCCCGCGCATGGTGAACTGGTGCCCGCGCTGCCATACCGCGTTGGCGGATATCGAAGTCGAACATGAAGAAAAGGCCGGGAAGCTGTGGCACATCCGTTATCCCCTGGATAAAAATCATTTCGTTGTCGTCGCGACGACCCGTCCCGAAACCATGCTGGGCGACACCGCGGTAGCGGTCAATCCGGAAGACCCCCGTTATAAGGCTTATATAGGTAAAAAACTGCGCCTGCCCCTGATGAACCGGGAGATCCCCATCGTGGCTGATACCGCGGTGGACGCGTCCTTCGGAACCGGCGCGGTCAAGGTGACGCCGGCGCATGATCCGACGGACTTTGAAATCGGGGAACGGCACAAACTCCCTCAGGAAGTGGTCATTAATTTTGTCGGGAAGATGACGGAGCGCGCCGGAGCCTACGCCGGGATGGATCGTTTTGACGCCCGCAAAAAGATCGTGGAGGACCTGGACGCGCAGGGGCTGTTGGAGAAGGTGGAGGAGTATCGCCTCTCCGCCGCGGTCTGTTACCGCTGCCAGACGATCATCGAACCGCTTATTTCAGAACAATGGTTTCTGAAAATGGGCGACATGGCGGCGCGCGCGGCGCAGGCGACGCGCGACGGACGCGTAAAAATATTCCCCTCCTCCTGGGAGAAACCCTACCTGCTCTGGCTGGAGAACATCCGGGACTGGTGCATCTCCCGGCAAATCTGGTGGGGACACCGCATCCCGGTCTACTACTGCAACACCGAAAAGGGCCGGGCTTTTGCCAGCGAAGAAACCCCGACGAAATGCCCCTCGTGCGGTTCGACGGACTTGAAGCAGGATGAGGACGTGCTGGACACCTGGTTCTCCTCGGCGCTCTGGCCGTTAACCGTCCTGGGATGGCCGGATGAAACGGACGATCTGAAGAGTTTTTATCCCACCTCGGTGCTCGTGACAGGCCATGAAATTCTCTATTTGTGGGTGGCCCGGATGGTGGTGATGGGGCTCGAGTTCCGCAACGACGTCCCTTTCCGCCACGTCTATATTCACGGGATCGTCAGGGACAAGCAGGGCAAGAAAATGTCCAAATCGCTCGGCAATGTCATCGACCCGCTGGGCATTATGAAGCAGTACGGGACGGATGCGCTGCGTTTTTCACTGGCGGAATCCAGCATCCCTGGCCGCGACATGCATCTATCCAACGACTCATTCCTGAAAGCCCGCAACTTCGCGAACAAATTATGGAACGCCAGCCGTTTTGTCTTGATGAATCTGGACGGGCATACCCCCCTCGCCTACCAACGGGTGGGAGAAGGGGTCCAGTTGGGGCTGGCGGATCGTTGGATTCTTCACGCGCTTCAAGAAACGATCGAGCAGGTGACCGCGGCGCTGGCCGCCTACAATCCAGCAGAAGCTTGCCGCGCGCTTTATGAATTCATCTGGGGATCGCTTTGTGACTGGTATGTGGAAATTTCCAAGGTCGCGCTCACGGGGTCTGACGCCCAAGCGCGTTCGGTCAAGCAGTCGTTGCTCGTCCATCTGCTCAGCCAGTCCGTCGCTCTTTTGCATCCGGTCATGCCTTATGAAACAGAAGAATTGTTCCAGGCGCTGCGGCCCTTTCTCCAAAACCCCGTTGACAGCCTGATGATTCACCCCTGGCCGGCCGCCGACAAAGCGCGCCTGGATCAGCCGGCCGCGGAGAAGATGGCCCTGGTCAAAGACGTGGTCACCGCCATTCGAACGCTGCGCAGCGAATCCGTCATCCCGCCCGGAATCAAGATCAATTGCAGCCTGCTCCACCTGGATTCCCGGGCGCAGGAAATTCTTAACGATCCGGATGTGAAAGCGTTTATTGTCTCTCTGGCCCGGCTGGAACAGCTGGAGACCCGCTCCGAACAGAAACCTTCCGAATATCTCTTCACGGTCTTTGGCGGCGGCGAGATCTACATCGCGGCGCAGGGGGTCATCGACAAAGAAAAGGAAAAGGCCCGGCTGCAGAAAAACAAGGCTCAACTGGAACAGATGCTGGCGCGGGGCCGGGCTTCCCTGGAAAACAAAGATTTTCTCGAGCGCGCTCCCAAAGAAGAAGTGGAGAGCCGCCGCGTCACCCTGCGGGAAACAGAGAAAAAACTTCTTTCGCTGGACCGCAACCTGGAGGGACTCGCATGA
- the rph gene encoding ribonuclease PH: MSLRPIKISRNYLKYPEGSCLFQMGDTKVICTASVLDEVPDHAKGAGIGWVTAEYSMLPRSTTTRSNRGRIASGGRAKEISRLIGRSLRASLDLASIPELCIVLDCDVLQADGGTRTASINGAFVAMIMALRHWHKKHGLSTWPVKDFIGAVSVGLVDGRPALDLDYEKDVRAEVDLNVVMTGSGRYVEIQGNAEHKPFSHADLEKLLSLAGQGIRKIMVAQKNLLGEVHRP, encoded by the coding sequence ATGAGCCTTCGCCCGATCAAGATCTCGCGCAATTATTTGAAATACCCGGAAGGCTCCTGCCTCTTTCAGATGGGCGACACCAAAGTGATCTGCACTGCGAGCGTCCTGGACGAAGTCCCGGACCACGCCAAAGGAGCGGGCATCGGCTGGGTGACCGCGGAGTATTCCATGCTGCCCCGCTCGACCACGACGCGCTCCAACCGGGGCCGTATCGCCTCCGGAGGCCGCGCCAAAGAAATTTCGCGGCTGATCGGACGCTCCCTGCGGGCCAGCCTGGATCTGGCGTCCATTCCCGAGCTGTGCATCGTCCTCGACTGCGATGTTCTGCAAGCCGACGGCGGCACGCGTACCGCATCCATCAACGGCGCTTTTGTGGCCATGATCATGGCGTTGCGCCACTGGCATAAAAAGCATGGTCTTTCGACATGGCCGGTGAAGGATTTCATCGGGGCCGTCAGCGTCGGGTTAGTTGATGGCCGGCCGGCGCTGGATCTAGATTATGAAAAAGATGTCCGGGCCGAAGTGGATTTGAATGTGGTCATGACCGGCTCAGGGCGTTACGTCGAAATCCAGGGGAATGCCGAGCATAAGCCGTTTTCACATGCGGATCTGGAAAAACTCCTGAGCTTGGCCGGCCAGGGCATCCGGAAGATCATGGTCGCCCAGAAAAATCTGCTGGGCGAGGTTCACCGGCCATGA
- a CDS encoding XTP/dITP diphosphatase — protein sequence MTNAFDPFTVVLATANPNKAKEIMAIFAEVPIKFLTLEHFPGAPEVVEDGATLEDNARKKAFEIAKFTHHIAMADDSGLEVDFLSGAPGVLSARFAGNACSYADNNNKLLKLLKGVPTEYRKARFRCVMALAVPGGAVRTVEGHLDGYITDRPRGEEGFGYDPVFLVPEHGKTLAELGPTLKNSISHRYKALQAMQPILIRLRESILQHIEHHKS from the coding sequence ATGACAAACGCTTTTGATCCCTTCACCGTTGTCCTGGCCACGGCAAACCCGAACAAGGCGAAAGAAATTATGGCCATCTTCGCCGAGGTGCCGATCAAGTTTTTGACTCTGGAACACTTTCCCGGTGCCCCGGAGGTCGTCGAAGACGGGGCCACGCTCGAAGACAACGCCCGGAAGAAAGCGTTCGAAATCGCCAAGTTTACCCATCATATCGCAATGGCCGACGACTCCGGGCTAGAAGTGGATTTCTTAAGCGGCGCCCCCGGCGTTCTGTCCGCACGGTTTGCCGGCAATGCCTGCTCCTATGCGGACAACAACAATAAACTCCTGAAGCTCCTCAAAGGCGTCCCCACGGAATATCGCAAAGCCCGCTTCCGCTGCGTGATGGCGCTGGCGGTCCCCGGAGGCGCTGTGCGGACGGTGGAAGGCCACCTGGACGGCTACATCACCGATCGCCCGCGCGGCGAGGAAGGATTCGGGTATGATCCGGTGTTTCTGGTACCGGAACACGGCAAAACGCTGGCGGAACTCGGCCCGACTCTAAAGAACAGCATCAGCCATCGTTACAAGGCCTTGCAGGCCATGCAGCCGATTCTCATCAGACTCAGAGAAAGCATCCTTCAGCACATCGAACATCACAAATCCTGA
- the carA gene encoding glutamine-hydrolyzing carbamoyl-phosphate synthase small subunit has translation MKVLLALESGRTFLGTSFGAEGETAGEVVFNTSMAGYQEILTDPSYEGQIITMTSPHIGNYGVNEEDAESRKPFGAGLIVRQISGLYSNWRAKESLPAYLQRYGLVGVTDIDTRALTKHIRDTGALRGIVSTRDLDPKNLVAKARAVPSMAGSDLAKNVTCEKPYQWTREGGPVFPSTLSIVGTAPTVEHSIGGRGGRWIRRTIEKAPVLAAEELYRVVVMDFGVKYNTLRNLSQRNCQVIVVPAQATAEQILAFQPNGILISNGPGDPSAVSYGIDALRKLVKHLAQRPVKERFAMMGICLGHQLLGLALGGKTFKLKFGHRGGNHPVKDLTTGKVEITSQNHGFAVDAASLPASDVEVTHMNLNDHTCEGLRHRTLPIFAVQYHPEAAPGPHDARYLFDRFVGEMAGKN, from the coding sequence ATGAAGGTCTTGTTAGCTCTCGAATCGGGTCGTACCTTTCTGGGGACTTCTTTCGGCGCGGAAGGGGAAACCGCCGGGGAAGTGGTGTTCAATACCTCGATGGCGGGGTATCAGGAGATTCTGACAGACCCTTCCTACGAAGGACAGATCATTACGATGACCTCCCCGCATATCGGCAACTACGGAGTGAATGAAGAAGATGCCGAAAGCCGGAAACCTTTCGGAGCAGGCCTCATCGTCCGCCAGATCAGCGGGCTGTACTCGAACTGGCGGGCCAAAGAGAGTCTGCCGGCTTACCTGCAGCGTTACGGATTGGTGGGCGTCACCGATATTGATACGCGCGCGCTCACCAAGCATATCCGGGACACCGGCGCGCTGCGCGGAATCGTCTCTACTCGCGACCTGGATCCCAAAAACCTCGTCGCCAAAGCCAGGGCCGTACCCTCCATGGCCGGATCGGATTTAGCCAAGAATGTGACGTGCGAGAAACCGTATCAGTGGACCCGCGAAGGCGGTCCCGTCTTCCCGTCGACGTTATCGATTGTCGGGACCGCCCCGACCGTTGAGCACTCCATTGGAGGACGGGGCGGGCGCTGGATCCGGCGCACGATTGAGAAAGCGCCGGTCCTGGCCGCGGAAGAGCTTTACCGCGTTGTGGTGATGGATTTCGGCGTAAAATACAACACCTTGCGGAATCTCAGCCAGCGGAATTGCCAGGTAATCGTGGTGCCGGCACAGGCGACCGCTGAACAAATTCTGGCCTTCCAGCCCAACGGGATCCTCATCTCCAATGGCCCGGGAGATCCGTCCGCGGTATCGTACGGAATCGACGCTCTGCGTAAGCTCGTCAAGCATCTGGCCCAGCGGCCGGTGAAAGAACGCTTCGCCATGATGGGGATTTGTCTGGGACATCAGCTCCTGGGGCTGGCCCTGGGGGGAAAAACCTTCAAACTGAAGTTCGGTCACCGGGGCGGCAACCATCCGGTGAAGGACCTGACCACCGGCAAAGTCGAGATCACGTCCCAGAATCATGGTTTCGCGGTGGATGCGGCTTCGCTTCCGGCCAGCGACGTGGAGGTCACCCATATGAATTTGAATGACCATACCTGTGAAGGCCTGCGCCACCGGACGCTTCCCATTTTTGCCGTGCAATACCATCCCGAGGCGGCGCCGGGTCCTCATGATGCCCGCTATCTCTTTGATCGTTTTGTCGGTGAAATGGCGGGGAAGAACTGA
- a CDS encoding adenylosuccinate synthase, with protein sequence MSTLVVVGVQWGDEGKGKIVHLLGRQSDVVVRYQGGNNAGHTVIFDGKHFVLHLIPSGILQPGKKCLIGNGVVVDPEALYEEIQFLEKRKIRVRGRLFIADAAHVILAYHRDLDCLREDASGPVKIGTTRRGIGPTYSDKVGRTGIRIADYMNPAVFRPLLERNLREKAPLLTRFGSLSQIRNKVLKRYNSLRTFLTPFIVNGPQFVYRAIESSKRVLFESAQGTMLDVDFGTYPYVTSSNPVAGGVCIGSGLAPTKIDSVLGVVKAYTTRVGEGPFPTELKDELGESLRQRGMEFGATTGRPRRCGWFDAVAVRHAVRINGSSWLALTKLDVLEGVHPIKFAVAYRVGKKILKEFPSDRFLQAQAEPVYEEMPGFHGSIRGMTRYEQLPANARRYIKRLETLVGAKFAMISLGRSREETIILDSKFPWKP encoded by the coding sequence ATGAGCACGCTCGTGGTCGTGGGGGTCCAGTGGGGCGATGAAGGCAAGGGAAAGATTGTTCATCTGCTCGGGCGCCAGTCCGATGTGGTGGTCCGCTATCAGGGCGGCAACAACGCCGGGCATACCGTTATCTTCGATGGAAAACATTTCGTTCTTCACTTAATTCCTTCGGGAATCCTCCAGCCGGGTAAGAAATGCCTGATCGGAAACGGGGTTGTGGTGGACCCGGAAGCCCTTTACGAAGAAATCCAATTCCTGGAAAAACGAAAAATTCGCGTCCGGGGGCGTTTGTTTATCGCGGATGCGGCTCACGTGATCCTGGCCTACCATCGCGATTTGGATTGTCTGCGGGAGGATGCCAGCGGTCCTGTCAAAATTGGAACCACTCGGCGCGGAATCGGGCCCACCTACTCCGACAAAGTGGGACGAACCGGAATTCGAATCGCCGATTACATGAATCCCGCGGTGTTTCGCCCCCTGTTGGAGCGTAACCTCCGGGAAAAAGCGCCCCTCCTCACGCGTTTCGGTTCGCTCAGCCAGATTCGAAACAAAGTTTTAAAACGCTACAACAGCCTGCGAACCTTTTTAACGCCCTTCATCGTGAATGGACCCCAGTTCGTGTACCGCGCGATCGAGTCGAGCAAGAGGGTGCTTTTTGAGAGCGCCCAGGGCACAATGCTGGATGTGGATTTCGGCACCTATCCGTATGTGACGTCTTCGAATCCGGTCGCCGGCGGCGTCTGCATCGGTTCGGGACTGGCGCCCACGAAGATTGATTCAGTGCTGGGAGTCGTCAAAGCCTATACCACGCGCGTCGGCGAAGGTCCTTTCCCTACGGAGCTGAAAGACGAGCTGGGCGAATCTTTGCGTCAGCGGGGGATGGAATTCGGCGCGACCACGGGCCGCCCGCGGCGCTGTGGATGGTTTGACGCGGTGGCGGTCCGCCACGCGGTCCGGATCAACGGCTCCAGCTGGTTGGCGCTGACCAAGCTGGATGTCCTCGAAGGCGTCCATCCCATCAAGTTTGCCGTGGCCTATCGCGTTGGGAAGAAGATCTTAAAGGAATTTCCAAGCGATCGTTTCCTGCAGGCGCAAGCCGAGCCGGTCTATGAGGAAATGCCCGGCTTCCACGGATCGATCCGCGGCATGACGCGTTACGAACAGCTTCCGGCGAATGCCCGGCGCTATATCAAGCGTCTGGAAACGCTGGTGGGAGCGAAGTTCGCCATGATTTCGCTGGGCCGCAGCCGAGAGGAAACCATTATCCTGGACTCCAAATTCCCGTGGAAACCTTGA
- a CDS encoding M23 family metallopeptidase, whose translation MSFSEKLKKQLGRQLTVMLIPHSDKSPIRLNFSLSFLVLALLAWTGLTVWSGFVTSRHVDYWRAKADEHVLRTKMWYFTQEMKHSREYLDRVRETEIALQGLLKMKTRKAIVESDRAMGGPSTGDRRDLLNLISGRRPTITVEEMHSQLQTVKQAGSDVISDFEEISKYIRDQHSIFRTTPRDWPTIGRLTSYFGRRNSPFDREEGEFHNGLDIANSPNTPVHATADGVVQVASWNGGYGRLIVIDHGSGFKTYYGHNAQLLVKPGDRVKRGQLISYMGTSGHSTGYHLHYEVWQNGRVVNPIKFVKVSEE comes from the coding sequence ATGAGTTTTTCAGAGAAACTGAAAAAACAATTGGGGCGCCAACTCACTGTGATGCTGATTCCCCACAGTGATAAAAGCCCGATCCGCCTTAATTTTTCCCTTTCCTTTTTAGTCCTCGCTTTGCTGGCGTGGACCGGACTAACGGTATGGTCTGGCTTTGTGACTAGCCGCCACGTGGATTACTGGCGCGCCAAAGCCGATGAGCATGTGCTCCGGACCAAAATGTGGTATTTCACGCAGGAGATGAAGCATTCCCGGGAGTACCTGGACCGGGTCCGCGAGACCGAAATTGCTCTGCAGGGATTGCTCAAGATGAAGACGCGCAAGGCGATCGTGGAGTCGGACCGCGCCATGGGTGGTCCTTCAACGGGTGACCGGCGGGATCTCCTCAACCTGATCAGCGGGCGGCGTCCGACGATCACCGTGGAAGAAATGCATTCGCAGCTTCAGACCGTCAAACAGGCCGGCAGCGATGTCATCTCGGATTTTGAAGAAATCTCAAAGTACATCCGGGATCAACACAGTATTTTCCGGACCACGCCGAGAGACTGGCCGACGATCGGGCGATTGACCTCGTATTTCGGGCGCCGGAATTCGCCGTTTGACCGGGAAGAAGGCGAATTTCATAACGGGCTCGATATCGCGAATTCTCCCAACACGCCGGTTCATGCGACCGCCGACGGGGTTGTCCAGGTCGCTTCCTGGAACGGGGGATACGGGCGCTTGATCGTGATCGATCACGGCAGCGGATTCAAAACGTATTACGGCCATAACGCGCAACTCCTGGTGAAACCCGGTGATCGCGTCAAACGGGGACAACTGATTTCTTATATGGGTACGTCCGGCCACAGTACGGGCTACCACTTGCACTACGAAGTATGGCAAAATGGTCGGGTCGTTAATCCGATCAAGTTTGTTAAAGTTTCAGAGGAATGA
- a CDS encoding polymer-forming cytoskeletal protein, which yields MFGASKNPAARSESHLETIIGAESSLQGTIRSKGSVRIDGKIEGGVSAEGVIIGEAGEVQGDVSARTVVVGGKVTGNIHATESLELLTKSQVFGDLHAPQLLIAEGAIFEGSCLMASEKAKILEVNVS from the coding sequence ATGTTTGGTGCAAGTAAGAATCCTGCGGCGAGATCCGAATCACATCTGGAAACAATCATCGGCGCTGAATCGTCTTTGCAAGGGACCATCCGTTCCAAAGGTTCCGTACGCATTGACGGAAAAATTGAAGGCGGCGTTTCCGCCGAAGGCGTGATCATCGGCGAGGCCGGCGAAGTGCAGGGAGACGTCTCCGCCCGCACCGTGGTGGTCGGCGGCAAGGTCACCGGCAATATCCACGCCACCGAATCCCTCGAACTCTTAACGAAATCCCAGGTTTTCGGCGATCTTCATGCGCCTCAGCTGCTCATCGCCGAAGGGGCCATTTTTGAAGGAAGCTGTTTGATGGCTTCGGAAAAAGCGAAAATTCTCGAGGTCAACGTCAGCTAA